The Streptococcus pantholopis genome has a segment encoding these proteins:
- the recJ gene encoding single-stranded-DNA-specific exonuclease RecJ codes for MISAKYKWEIAVQEPDADFLKLAQKEKLSKEASTVLYRRGIDSAEKLKAFLSADLSDLYDPYLLYDMEKSVGRIRQAIEKGESILIYGDYDADGMTASSVLKEALEMLGGDVQVYLPNRFTDGYGPNQSVYKYFIEQEKVSLIITVDNGVAGHEALAYAKQQGIDVIVTDHHSIPDELPKAYAIIHPQHPKSTYPFKDLAGCGVAFKLSCALLESVPAELLDLVAIGTIADMVSLTGENRIMVRLGLQILKSGERFGLQELLRLSQADSGQVNEETVAFKLAPQLNALGRLDDPNPAVALLTGFDEEEAEDLALMIYQKNEERKEIVETIFREALQMVDKSQPVQVLAKSGWHPGVLGIVAGRIVEELNQPAIVLNIEDGIAKGSARSVETVDIFQALTEHHNLFMAFGGHSGATGMTLEADKVQELAGALREYIAAKAIDLSQKKALQLDASLDLSALSLETVTSLTRLAPFGMDNKKPVFHLTDFSVKQARTMGQKSQHLKLKIAQGKEEFDLVAFNRGNLLQEFQQAQNLELAVTLSINQWNGQTSLQLMLEDARVEGIQLLDIRSNQTPLPSDVPILTADSHSKEVVLLDIPENPAELKALFAGKEFDVIYFKNRIKHQYYLTGYGTREQFAKLYKTIYRFPEFDIRYKLKELSGYLKIPDILLVKMIQIFAELHFVAITDGVMTVNKEAEKHEITDSRIYQDLKKLVKLQELMALGTPQEMYAFLKEDD; via the coding sequence ATGATTTCAGCAAAGTACAAATGGGAAATCGCTGTTCAAGAACCTGATGCTGATTTTTTGAAGCTGGCGCAAAAAGAAAAGCTAAGCAAAGAAGCCAGCACAGTTCTTTATCGGCGAGGTATTGACAGTGCTGAAAAACTGAAGGCTTTTTTAAGCGCTGATTTGTCAGACCTTTACGACCCTTATCTGCTTTATGATATGGAAAAAAGTGTCGGACGGATTCGCCAGGCAATTGAAAAGGGAGAATCTATCCTGATTTATGGGGACTATGATGCTGACGGCATGACAGCCAGTTCTGTACTCAAAGAAGCTCTGGAAATGCTGGGAGGCGATGTTCAAGTTTATCTGCCGAACCGTTTTACAGATGGATACGGTCCCAACCAATCAGTTTATAAATATTTTATTGAGCAGGAAAAGGTTTCTCTGATTATTACAGTTGACAACGGTGTGGCTGGTCATGAGGCCCTTGCATATGCAAAGCAGCAAGGAATCGATGTCATTGTGACCGATCATCACAGTATCCCTGATGAGCTGCCGAAAGCTTATGCCATCATCCACCCGCAGCATCCCAAAAGCACCTATCCTTTTAAAGATTTGGCCGGCTGCGGTGTCGCTTTTAAATTGTCCTGTGCCTTGTTGGAATCTGTTCCGGCAGAACTTTTGGACTTAGTTGCTATAGGAACTATAGCAGATATGGTCAGCCTGACTGGTGAAAACCGTATTATGGTAAGACTGGGCCTACAGATTTTAAAGTCTGGTGAACGCTTTGGCCTGCAGGAACTCCTGCGCTTATCGCAGGCTGACAGCGGACAAGTCAATGAAGAAACAGTTGCTTTTAAATTAGCTCCTCAGCTCAATGCCCTGGGACGTTTAGATGATCCCAATCCTGCTGTAGCACTTTTAACCGGTTTCGATGAAGAAGAGGCAGAGGATTTAGCGCTTATGATTTATCAGAAAAATGAAGAACGAAAAGAGATTGTTGAGACGATTTTTCGTGAAGCGCTGCAAATGGTCGATAAAAGTCAGCCTGTTCAGGTTCTGGCTAAATCCGGCTGGCATCCCGGAGTCTTGGGTATTGTGGCCGGTCGGATAGTAGAAGAGCTAAATCAGCCGGCAATAGTCCTTAATATTGAAGACGGTATAGCTAAGGGCAGTGCCAGAAGTGTGGAGACAGTCGATATTTTTCAAGCCCTGACAGAGCATCACAATCTTTTTATGGCCTTTGGCGGCCACAGCGGTGCTACCGGCATGACCTTAGAGGCTGATAAGGTTCAGGAGCTGGCTGGTGCTTTAAGGGAATATATTGCTGCTAAAGCGATTGATCTCAGTCAAAAAAAGGCCTTACAGCTCGATGCCTCTCTTGATTTATCAGCCTTAAGCCTTGAAACAGTCACCAGTCTGACCAGATTGGCCCCCTTTGGTATGGATAATAAAAAGCCTGTTTTTCATTTGACTGATTTTTCAGTTAAACAGGCACGGACGATGGGGCAAAAGAGTCAGCATTTAAAGCTTAAAATTGCTCAAGGCAAGGAAGAGTTTGACCTTGTGGCTTTTAATAGAGGCAATCTCCTGCAGGAATTTCAGCAGGCTCAGAATTTAGAGTTGGCTGTGACCTTATCAATTAACCAATGGAACGGCCAGACCAGCCTGCAGCTTATGCTGGAGGATGCAAGAGTAGAGGGTATTCAGCTGCTGGATATTCGCTCAAATCAGACCCCGCTCCCTTCTGATGTTCCTATTTTGACTGCTGACAGCCACAGCAAAGAAGTCGTTCTGCTGGATATACCCGAAAATCCAGCAGAATTAAAAGCTCTTTTTGCAGGTAAAGAGTTTGATGTCATTTATTTTAAAAATCGCATAAAGCATCAGTACTACCTGACCGGCTACGGCACTCGGGAACAATTTGCTAAGCTTTATAAGACAATTTACCGTTTCCCTGAATTTGATATCCGCTACAAATTAAAAGAATTATCTGGCTACCTTAAAATCCCAGATATTCTTCTGGTTAAAATGATTCAGATTTTTGCGGAACTCCATTTTGTAGCCATCACAGACGGTGTGATGACTGTCAATAAGGAGGCAGAAAAACATGAAATTACTGACAGCCGTATTTATCAGGACCTAAAAAAACTTGTTAAACTTCAGGAGCTGATGGCCTTAGGAACGCCGCAGGAAATGTATGCCTTTTTAAAGGAAGATGATTAA
- a CDS encoding SDR family NAD(P)-dependent oxidoreductase → MRIIAITGASGGLAQALVCQIPADDFLILLGRSKERLETLYKQRKNCVCLALDIRDDHAIEQMVDYLYQEFGQIDVFINNAGFGDFRPFESYKSEEIREMFAVNTFATMAFSRLVGSRMAEAGNGHLINIASMAGLIATSKASVYSASKFAVIGFSNALRLELADKNVYVTTVNPGPVATKFFDFADPTGTYLKSVEKYTLPAAVVAEKMVKSFGKNKREINLPWFLALSYKLYVLFPRISDFLARKVFNYK, encoded by the coding sequence ATGAGGATAATTGCGATAACAGGAGCGAGCGGCGGCCTGGCTCAGGCGCTTGTCTGCCAGATTCCTGCTGACGATTTCCTGATTCTTTTAGGCCGCAGCAAGGAGCGCTTGGAGACTCTGTACAAACAGAGGAAAAACTGTGTTTGCCTGGCTCTGGATATTAGAGATGATCACGCTATAGAACAGATGGTCGATTACCTTTATCAGGAATTTGGGCAGATTGATGTTTTTATCAATAATGCGGGTTTTGGTGACTTTAGGCCATTTGAATCATACAAATCTGAAGAGATTAGGGAGATGTTTGCTGTTAACACCTTTGCGACCATGGCTTTTTCGCGCCTAGTCGGCTCTAGGATGGCAGAGGCCGGCAACGGACATCTGATTAATATTGCCAGCATGGCCGGACTGATAGCAACCAGCAAGGCCAGTGTTTATTCTGCCAGTAAATTTGCTGTTATCGGTTTTTCCAATGCACTGCGTTTAGAATTAGCTGATAAGAATGTTTATGTCACAACAGTTAATCCCGGACCTGTGGCAACGAAATTTTTTGATTTTGCTGATCCCACAGGCACTTATTTAAAAAGTGTCGAAAAATATACACTGCCGGCTGCTGTTGTGGCTGAAAAAATGGTTAAGTCATTCGGGAAAAATAAGCGGGAGATCAATTTACCCTGGTTTTTAGCACTCAGCTATAAACTTTATGTCCTTTTCCCCAGAATATCAGATTTTTTAGCCAGAAAGGTGTTTAATTATAAATGA
- the rnz gene encoding ribonuclease Z: MELQFLGTGAGQPAKMRNVSSLVLKLLDEINEIWMFDCGEGTQRQILETAIKPRKIKKIFITHLHGDHIFGLPGFLSSRAFQANDEQTAIDIYGPVGIKSYVTASLKTAKTRLPYRLHFHELGEKSLGKIMETEKFTVYAEKLDHSIFCVGYRVMQKDLEGSLDAEALKAAGVPFGPLFGKVKQGQDIVLEDGRKIVASDYISAPKKGKVITILGDTRKTNASVRLGLGADVLVHESTYGKGDEKLAKAHGHSTNMQAADVAKEAFAKRLLLNHISARFLARDCRKLEADAKTIFKNTHLVKDFEEVTV, encoded by the coding sequence ATGGAATTGCAATTTTTAGGAACAGGAGCAGGACAGCCGGCTAAGATGCGCAATGTATCAAGCTTGGTGCTTAAATTATTGGATGAAATTAATGAAATCTGGATGTTTGACTGCGGCGAAGGCACGCAGCGGCAAATTTTAGAGACAGCCATAAAACCCCGTAAGATTAAAAAAATTTTTATTACCCACCTGCATGGTGATCATATCTTTGGTTTGCCGGGCTTTTTGTCAAGCCGGGCTTTTCAGGCCAATGATGAACAAACAGCTATCGATATATATGGACCTGTCGGAATTAAAAGTTATGTGACAGCCAGTTTAAAGACAGCAAAAACCCGCCTTCCTTACCGTCTTCATTTTCACGAACTGGGTGAAAAATCACTTGGAAAAATTATGGAAACTGAAAAATTTACGGTCTATGCTGAAAAATTAGATCACAGTATCTTTTGTGTCGGTTATCGGGTCATGCAAAAAGACTTGGAGGGCAGTCTGGACGCAGAAGCCTTGAAAGCAGCCGGTGTTCCTTTTGGGCCGCTTTTTGGCAAGGTGAAACAAGGACAGGACATTGTCCTAGAAGACGGCCGTAAAATTGTTGCCAGCGACTATATTTCGGCTCCTAAAAAAGGTAAGGTGATTACCATTTTAGGAGATACCCGCAAGACAAATGCCAGTGTCCGTCTGGGACTGGGAGCTGACGTTCTTGTGCACGAGTCAACCTACGGCAAAGGGGATGAAAAGCTGGCCAAGGCTCACGGGCACTCTACTAATATGCAGGCAGCGGATGTCGCTAAGGAGGCTTTTGCCAAACGCCTCCTGCTCAATCATATCAGCGCCCGTTTTCTGGCCCGCGACTGCCGCAAATTGGAAGCAGATGCCAAAACAATTTTTAAAAATACGCATTTGGTGAAGGACTTTGAAGAGGTAACGGTATGA
- a CDS encoding cystathionine beta-lyase, translating to MTDYIALGLKYGGFTQLDRIYLNNVLSRFSSHQEKMAFITPPPSVINAYFAEIYQKQSPQAATGYYFELSKALGLLTDSPSFKEEKPFVRLNLSGKSYGFVYENEAEQALVFSEKSEKITESLLFELAQIFPQYSIYCDAGQIKMAPLAFSETVCRDLTPQSSQLSQISELADKVIKLTGFNQEELLELAAPFSGQRYYGFAQHQAIIYIKK from the coding sequence ATGACTGACTATATTGCTTTAGGCCTGAAATACGGAGGGTTTACACAGCTGGACCGCATTTACTTGAACAATGTGCTGTCTCGCTTTTCGTCTCATCAGGAAAAAATGGCTTTTATTACGCCTCCGCCCAGTGTTATCAACGCCTATTTTGCGGAAATCTACCAAAAACAGTCTCCACAAGCGGCTACTGGCTATTATTTTGAATTGTCAAAGGCCTTAGGTTTGCTGACAGACAGCCCCTCTTTTAAAGAAGAAAAGCCTTTTGTCCGTCTGAATTTATCGGGGAAGTCTTACGGTTTTGTTTATGAAAACGAAGCAGAACAGGCCCTTGTTTTTTCGGAAAAGTCAGAGAAGATAACCGAATCACTCCTTTTTGAATTAGCACAGATTTTTCCCCAGTACAGCATTTATTGTGATGCCGGCCAAATCAAGATGGCCCCCCTTGCTTTTTCAGAGACTGTCTGCAGAGACTTGACCCCTCAGTCCAGCCAGCTCAGCCAGATATCAGAGCTGGCAGATAAGGTGATTAAACTGACCGGCTTTAATCAAGAAGAACTTTTAGAGTTGGCAGCTCCTTTTTCAGGACAAAGATACTATGGCTTTGCTCAGCATCAAGCCATTATTTATATCAAAAAATAG
- the hflX gene encoding GTPase HflX translates to MLATAPKQERVLLFGVELPESRHFAASMNELARLAQTAGAHVAARSSQKRSQYDSRFLLGSGKLADLQSIIKAKHIDTLIVNNRLSPRQHNNLESALNLKVLDRMQLILDIFALHARSYEGKLQVQLAQLDYLLPRLTGKGAFLSRQAGGIGSRGPGESQLELNRRLIRSQMTTIKRELRKISQNRQLLREERLGADTFKIGLVGYTNAGKSTIMNLLTRGDEYVADSLFATLDSSTKQLYLQGQFQATLTDTVGFIQDLPTELIAAFKSTLEESRHVNMLLHVIDASDPQHERQESLVLKLLEELDMMSIPRLTVYNKIDLAEHFSPTLFPYIQLSAREQKSKKKLQQQLIAEIKKQFTVFDLNLSADRHGKLYELGKYALLNYGSADSSGSQTVRAYIAPENKWRLEDFYD, encoded by the coding sequence ATGCTTGCAACAGCGCCGAAACAGGAACGTGTACTGCTCTTTGGTGTAGAGCTGCCGGAATCGCGTCATTTTGCTGCCTCTATGAATGAATTAGCCAGACTTGCTCAGACTGCAGGGGCCCATGTGGCAGCCAGAAGCAGCCAAAAGCGTTCTCAGTATGACAGCAGGTTTCTGCTTGGTTCTGGGAAATTAGCTGATTTACAGTCCATAATCAAGGCAAAGCATATTGACACATTGATTGTTAATAACCGGCTCAGTCCCAGACAGCATAATAATTTAGAATCAGCCCTTAACCTGAAGGTTCTTGACCGGATGCAGCTGATTTTAGATATTTTTGCCTTACATGCCCGGAGTTATGAAGGCAAGCTTCAGGTTCAGCTGGCACAGCTGGATTATTTGCTGCCCAGACTGACTGGGAAAGGTGCCTTTCTAAGTCGGCAGGCTGGGGGAATTGGCAGCCGCGGGCCGGGAGAAAGTCAATTAGAGCTTAACCGCCGTCTGATTCGCAGCCAAATGACAACGATTAAACGAGAACTCCGAAAAATCAGCCAAAACCGGCAGCTTCTTCGGGAGGAGCGCTTAGGAGCTGATACCTTTAAAATCGGTTTAGTCGGTTATACAAATGCCGGTAAATCAACCATTATGAATCTTTTAACCAGAGGAGACGAATATGTTGCTGACAGTTTATTTGCCACTTTGGATTCCTCAACAAAACAGCTCTATCTGCAAGGACAGTTTCAGGCAACTTTGACGGATACTGTCGGTTTTATTCAGGATTTGCCGACAGAACTCATTGCAGCTTTTAAGTCAACCTTGGAAGAAAGCCGGCATGTCAATATGCTTCTGCATGTTATTGATGCCAGTGATCCGCAGCATGAGAGGCAGGAGAGTCTTGTTTTAAAGCTGTTGGAAGAATTAGATATGATGAGTATTCCGCGCTTGACGGTCTATAATAAAATCGACTTAGCTGAACACTTCAGTCCCACTCTTTTTCCCTATATCCAGCTTTCAGCAAGGGAACAAAAGAGCAAGAAAAAACTGCAGCAGCAGCTCATAGCAGAAATCAAAAAACAGTTCACAGTTTTTGATTTGAACCTTTCTGCTGATCGTCATGGCAAGCTTTACGAGCTGGGGAAATATGCTCTTTTGAACTATGGGTCTGCCGATAGCAGCGGCTCTCAAACAGTCCGCGCCTATATTGCCCCAGAAAATAAATGGAGATTAGAAGACTTTTATGACTGA
- the miaA gene encoding tRNA (adenosine(37)-N6)-dimethylallyltransferase MiaA, producing the protein MSEKLLAIVGPTAVGKTALGIKLAQAFKGEIISGDSQQVYRQLDVGTAKASPQEQAQVRHHLLDVRDVTQTYSAYDFVREAQTAVRDIVKRGKIPFIVGGTGLYIQSFLEGYHLGGSLNQTALLTYRKELESLSDAALFAKIAEQKLTVPQLNRRRAIRALELKRFGQKQLQNKPADYDVLLIGLNTDRAELYRRINQRVDDMLERGLLTEAQWLYDNYPHVQASRAIAYKEFFSYFAGEESLEQAVDKLKTNSRRFAKRQLTWFRNRMQVPFYDLSVPGTEAKINQIVTDFLES; encoded by the coding sequence ATGTCAGAAAAACTGCTGGCCATTGTTGGTCCTACAGCAGTGGGAAAAACAGCTCTGGGAATTAAATTGGCCCAAGCCTTTAAAGGGGAAATCATCAGCGGCGACAGCCAGCAGGTTTACCGTCAGCTCGATGTCGGAACAGCCAAGGCCAGCCCTCAAGAGCAGGCACAGGTTCGGCACCACTTGCTTGATGTGCGTGATGTTACACAGACCTATTCGGCCTATGACTTTGTCAGGGAGGCTCAAACTGCGGTCAGAGATATAGTAAAACGCGGAAAAATTCCTTTTATTGTCGGCGGGACAGGACTTTACATTCAAAGTTTCCTTGAAGGCTACCACTTGGGCGGTTCTCTTAATCAAACAGCCCTTTTGACTTACCGTAAAGAGCTGGAAAGCTTATCTGATGCTGCTCTCTTTGCAAAAATAGCTGAACAGAAACTGACTGTCCCTCAGCTTAATCGCAGGCGGGCTATCCGTGCTCTGGAATTAAAGCGTTTTGGACAGAAACAGCTGCAAAATAAACCGGCTGACTACGATGTCCTGCTCATCGGTTTAAATACCGATAGGGCAGAACTTTATCGCCGTATTAATCAGCGGGTGGATGATATGCTGGAGAGGGGGCTGCTGACGGAGGCTCAGTGGCTTTATGATAATTACCCGCATGTCCAGGCCAGCCGAGCCATTGCTTATAAGGAATTCTTTTCTTATTTTGCCGGAGAAGAGAGTCTGGAGCAGGCAGTCGATAAACTTAAAACAAACAGCCGCCGTTTCGCTAAACGCCAGCTGACTTGGTTTAGAAACAGAATGCAGGTGCCTTTTTATGATTTATCTGTCCCTGGTACTGAAGCTAAAATTAACCAAATTGTAACAGATTTTTTAGAAAGCTGA
- a CDS encoding DUF3042 family protein yields the protein MAKKFAFAKGLATGVLTTAATVAGAVFAVKKTIIDPEEEKAAFIEENRKKAARKRVAH from the coding sequence ATGGCTAAAAAATTTGCATTTGCTAAAGGTCTTGCTACCGGAGTGCTAACGACTGCGGCTACTGTTGCCGGTGCTGTTTTTGCAGTGAAAAAGACTATTATTGACCCTGAAGAGGAAAAAGCAGCTTTCATTGAAGAAAACCGTAAGAAAGCAGCACGCAAGCGTGTCGCACACTAA
- a CDS encoding TipC family immunity protein translates to MKKTILMTALVLMVLSAGLYYHYMRQPQNIFDEMYQETKKSYKNKNIFSSLNGVDVRKYQEYDDSHFYSDIVYSNKYLPDTYKNVELIFHFTQDTRTVFLSFEKELAPDIRIWIFGRYSLKEKRFRKSVQIIKQGDPDKYIDKASQVKKYLADYGITAADLDRYYDEIINQKVLTDWCAIYDSNYSPADYGHVKVVTEWEKW, encoded by the coding sequence ATGAAAAAAACAATCTTAATGACAGCTCTTGTTTTGATGGTTCTCTCAGCGGGGCTCTACTATCACTATATGAGACAGCCGCAAAATATATTTGACGAAATGTATCAAGAAACGAAAAAAAGCTATAAAAATAAAAATATTTTTAGCAGTTTGAATGGTGTAGATGTACGAAAATATCAAGAGTACGATGATTCTCATTTTTACTCTGATATTGTATACAGTAATAAATACCTTCCCGATACTTATAAAAATGTCGAATTAATTTTTCATTTTACTCAAGATACTAGGACAGTTTTTCTTTCTTTTGAAAAAGAGCTGGCACCAGATATACGAATTTGGATTTTTGGCAGATATTCTTTGAAAGAAAAAAGATTCCGAAAAAGTGTTCAAATCATCAAACAAGGTGACCCTGACAAATATATTGATAAAGCCTCACAAGTCAAGAAATATTTGGCTGACTATGGCATCACGGCAGCCGATTTGGACCGTTACTATGATGAGATTATCAATCAAAAAGTGCTGACTGACTGGTGTGCGATCTATGACAGTAACTATTCTCCTGCTGATTATGGTCATGTCAAGGTCGTGACAGAGTGGGAGAAGTGGTGA
- a CDS encoding TipC family immunity protein — protein MYQETKKTYRSHNILEDIEGFDIRGSWPSDGEYSKYTPFGRYNEKSLPNKYTEIRVGFNFERRYRTMSISFKREIGTGVEIWVFSKYIAKSKTFEKKVQIIKQGDPDKYIDKASQVKKYLADYGITAADLDRYYDEIINQKVLTDWCAIYDSNYSPADYGHVKVMTEWEKW, from the coding sequence ATGTATCAAGAAACGAAAAAGACTTACCGCAGTCATAATATTTTGGAGGATATTGAAGGTTTCGATATCAGAGGTTCTTGGCCGAGTGATGGAGAATATTCTAAATATACTCCTTTTGGAAGATACAATGAAAAAAGTTTACCAAATAAGTATACTGAAATAAGGGTCGGTTTTAATTTTGAAAGGCGGTACCGTACAATGTCCATTTCTTTTAAAAGAGAAATAGGAACAGGTGTAGAAATATGGGTTTTTAGCAAATATATCGCAAAGTCAAAAACATTTGAAAAAAAAGTTCAAATCATCAAGCAAGGTGACCCTGACAAATATATTGATAAAGCCTCACAAGTCAAGAAATATTTGGCTGACTACGGCATCACGGCAGCCGATTTGGACCGTTACTATGATGAGATTATCAACCAGAAAGTTCTGACTGACTGGTGTGCAATCTATGACAGTAACTATTCTCCTGCTGATTATGGCCATGTCAAGGTCATGACAGAGTGGGAGAAGTGGTAA
- a CDS encoding TipC family immunity protein gives MKKTILMTALVLMVLSAGLYYHYMRQPQNIFDEMYQETKKTYRSHNILEDIEGFDIRGSWPSDDPNIARAPFGTYSEETTFNGYSDIAISFNFQSDAKLIFLAFEKDINSKIRVRIWGLYTHKDRTLKKFVKIALKQGDSNKYIDKASQVRKYLADYGITAADLDRYYDEIINQKVLTDWCAIYNSNYSPADYGHVKVMTEWEKW, from the coding sequence ATGAAAAAAACAATCTTAATGACAGCTCTTGTTTTGATGGTTCTCTCAGCGGGGCTCTACTATCACTATATGAGACAGCCGCAAAATATATTTGACGAAATGTATCAAGAAACAAAAAAGACTTACCGCAGTCATAATATTTTGGAGGATATTGAAGGTTTCGATATCAGAGGTTCTTGGCCGAGTGATGATCCCAACATTGCGCGAGCACCATTCGGAACATATAGTGAAGAAACCACGTTTAATGGGTATTCTGATATTGCTATCAGTTTTAATTTTCAAAGTGATGCTAAGCTTATTTTTCTTGCTTTTGAAAAGGACATCAATTCTAAGATTAGAGTAAGAATATGGGGATTATATACTCATAAAGATAGAACATTGAAAAAATTTGTTAAAATAGCTCTAAAACAAGGAGACTCTAACAAATATATTGATAAAGCCTCACAAGTCAGGAAATATTTGGCTGACTATGGCATCACGGCAGCCGATTTGGACCGTTACTATGATGAGATTATCAACCAGAAAGTGCTGACTGACTGGTGTGCGATCTATAACAGTAACTATTCTCCTGCTGATTATGGCCATGTCAAGGTCATGACAGAGTGGGAGAAGTGGTAA